The nucleotide sequence GTCTGACCACCCCGCTTTCCCTTGCCAACTCGGCCACAACTCGTCTTCGAGGGTTTCGTACAGAACATCCCACGCCACTTGACCAACGACCCACATGACGTGGTCTCCATACGTTTCTGCGGCAAGCCCGTGTCCGGAAATATACGTCGCCACGGTATTGCCGGTTGGTTCTTTCAAAAAATCGGCCACGGTTTCGTAAGCGGACAAATCATATGGTTCCCCGGTGTACTTGGCCCCCGTTGACACGTCCCACGGGGTTTCATCGACAACAACCCGGAACCGGCCCTCATCCACAACGACATCAACAAGGTCGCGAACAATGTCTTCCACAATATCATCTGTCTCGGACAGCTTTCGCAATACGATGTCTGCGGCCTCTTTGACCGCATCGTCCGGGATGGGCTCAGGCTCTATGACCGCAGGCTCGCTTTTTGACCTGGGGAGGGTCGGCCGATCTTTCATCCATTCCTCGGCAACTTTGAGCAACAATTTGCAATCAAGCGGTTCAGGCGGTGCGCCCGAATCGAGGTAAGCCTTGGCAATTCCTCGGGCATCTCCTTTTCGCAAGAGATATTTTTCCTTGCCCAAAATGCGATTCACCTCAGCAACGAAAGCACCTGTGGGTTCTGCCACCGCAACCCCCTCGCTTCGCTCGTTTGTGCAACCAGTGTACGATGATTCGTTGATTCGTCGCAAATCAAACCAAGCATTTTTCGTGATTTCGCCGCTCGACAAGATTGCTCCCCCCTTCTTCGATCACGCCGGTCCACCGAGTTCACCGGCGGCTTCTCTTCAGCCACAAAGTCCTGCACCGAGAGCCCGTAGAACTCGGCCATCGTGAATCCTCCCCCCACTGAAGTGGGAAGCATCCATCCATAGGCACGGGAGAAGCTTCGGCATCCGGCATAGATAGCACTTCACTTACGCAAAGACCCTGTTCAACCAGATAACGAGTTCTTGGACCGCCGGTACCCCTGCATCCAAATATCGCATCGTGATCGCTGTTCCCACAGGTTTGCCCGGTTCCTTCTGCCAGGCCAGCCATGTGTGAAGCCGCGCTTTAGATCGGTCTTTTTCGTCAAATCGTGCGGAACATGTGGGAAGATTACCAATGCATTCCTCAGCCCGACTCCACAAAGGGTCATTCGGCGGCACGAGAAAGGACACAAAATCTTCAAGGATTCCGGAAGTCGAATTATTGGGCATGATCCATATGCCGACCACGGGCCCTTCCGGATCTGCGATGACAGTACCCGACGGCTCCGGCTGAAGAGGAACCGAACCATACCCCGCCTGAAGAAGCATGTTCCTGATGCTCTGCCATCTGGCTTCGATGTCCAAGTCGGCATCCACTATGATCCCGAGTCTCTCTTTGTTAGAAGGCTTTTTGATGAGGACACGAAAGTCATCGAGTAAACGTTCGATTCCTTCCGTGTCCTTCACCTCAAAGGTCTTCGGGACACTGTGAATATTACAGAGACTAGCGACCACGTGGAGATCATCTTTCCCCTCCACCAGTAATATCCGGCTGCTCTGAAAATGTACCTTTCCCACCCTTATCGCACCTCAACATGATCGCGCGTAATCACTGCCAGGTCACTTTCGTCATATATTGTTGCGAGACCGCCCTGCTGCCGGTTCAGCCGAATGAGAAATCCCGTTCCAGGTCCATCGTTCTTTGAATCTTGCACAGCCGCTTGGAATGCTTCAATGCAGTCCCAACTATGAGTGGTTGCGAAAACCTGAACGTTGAGCCGCTTTGCCGTGTGGATAATGAGCCTCCACAGTTCCGGCTGGACCGTGTAATGGACGCCGTTTTCGATTTCGTCGACCAACAGTACACCGTTTTTGGCGTTGACCAACGCCAAAATAATGCCGAACAATCGGTTCATGCCCTCTCCCAGGTTGCGCAGCGGGACGGGGAAAGAAACACCGCGGATTCTCACCATTGGAATGCCGATCGGGGCTCCTCTGGACACACTCACCATCGCGATCCGTTCGACATCCGGCTCGATAAGACGCAACGCCCTCAGAACATCTTCTTCCTCTTCGGTCAAAGCCACCCCTTCCCACCACCGCACGACATCCACCTGTCTGAGTCCCCCTGCAGGCACGAAACAACACGCCGTGTCTCGATCGAGAAACCACTCGGAACCAACGATCGGCCTGTTCCTCACTTCCAACATCGTTTCATCCAACCATAAGCGCCCTTTTTGATCACTTCCCCACCGGATCGTTAAGGCAGGACGCAATGCTTGCTGATCGGCTTCTAACGGTGAAGAGACGACTTGCCATTGCACAGGACCTTCCGGGGGTTGCGTGGCTTGATACCATTCGAGAGAAAGCGACAATATCTTATCCGCCGATCCGATCGGCCCCATCTTGATGGTACGATCCCCGTTTATTCTATGACGGTAAAATAAATAGGAAACACCAAAGAAAGTTCGAACCTCATATTCAGAAAACTCCTGCACGCGTTGCTTTGGCATTTCATCTCTGGAGTTCAACATCTCTATTATCACCGCCGGAGAACCCCGAAAACTATACAGTCTCAACGCTTCCAACAAAGACGACTTACCGGAGTTATTCTTTCCGATGATGAGGTTGACCGTCCCCAACGTCTCGATTTTCAAATCGGAAAAAATCCGGAAATTGGTCACTTGAAAAGACTTAAGCAAGACCTTCACCTCCTACAGGCAAAGCAAACGCACACGTGGGAACACCAACATCACAGTCATAGCGAGCTCGCGGTCAACATCGCAGCATCTATTCTCGCCGTACCCTCACCCTAACAAACCGCCAAAGGGAATGTAAAGTGGTGGCCGGCCGCTGGGACCGGCCCTGGAAGATCATCCACCCAAATGTTCGTGTCAATGACGGCCTTCATTCCGCGCCTCCCGGGCCTCTTTCTTTGCCGCCCGGACGTCCCCCTCAATCCCTTCCTCCGAAATGTCCTGCCCCACCCTGCTCCTGACGCGCTTGACCAGCGCATCCATCTCCGCCTGCCAGTTCGAGGATTCTTTCAGGCGTTCCCTCAAAAATTCGTCCACGGCTTGGCGAACCAAATCGGACACGCTCTTGTTCTCGGCCGCCGCCAGATGTTTGAGAAGCCGCAATTGGTCTTGGCTCAGATAAATGTTCGTGCGTTGCATCACGACCCGCCTCCGGAAGTGGTTTCCCTCATTATACATCATGGTGTATACGTACGCCTCTCTCCGTTGGCGTGTCTGAGCCTCTCCTCCTCAAAAACATCTCGGGACCGGAAGAAATCCCGCCCCTACCGGTTCAGAAGCACGAGAGAAAAATTCCCTCCGCCACCCCCGTATGATTGGAGGACCGAGAGAAATTTTTTGCCCGCCACCCCCCCTCACACTTTGGCAAGGGCGGTAGAACGGTTGGCCTCACATTCGACGGCACGCTAAAATAACGTTACAGCATCCCGACCTCCCCAGAGGTCCAAAAGGAGGAACCCGTATGCCCCGCCGACGCCTCACTGCCGCCGTCACCAAAGAGGGCAAATGGTACGTGGCCCGTTGCCTCGAAGTGGAAGTGACCAGCCAGGGCGAGACCCTCGAAGAAGCTCTTGCCAACCTGCGCGAGGCCCTGGAGTTGTACTTCGAGGACGCGTCGGCCGACCTGCCGGACACCGGCCCGATCATCGCACCCGTGGACATCGAAGTGAAGCAGGCTTGAGCCCTCGCGTGCCGGTCGTGTCCGGAACGGAAACCATCATGGCGCTGGGCCGCGCGGGATTCGTGAAAGTGAGCCAAAAGGGAAGCCACGTGAAGGTCCGGCGCAAGGACGGCAGGCAGGCCATCGTACCCCTGCACGATGAGCTGGCTCCGGGCACTCTCCGGTCGATCCTCAGGCAGGCCGGGATCTCTGTGGACGAGTTCCTGAGACTGCTGAAGGGATGACCCGCCGTCGCGAAAAACCCGCCTGAGCCTCAGAATGTTGATATACACTGAAAATGGACCCCAGATCGTCAGAGAAAATTGACCCCCACCAGATAGACTGGTACGCTCCTACTAATCTGAGTGGGAACGGAGGAGAAAGGATCAAACGCTGGAGACGGTCCTGGAAGCTCTGGAGTGCGGGATTCGCCACTTTGGCGGTGTGCCTGAGAGGGTGGGTGAACTTGAGAGCAATAAATGAGCCGACCCGATTCTGTAATGAGGTTCTGCTGAACGATCACCGATCGGCGAATACGGCAAGGGGGACTGACCCGAAGAGCCATCCGTATGATGGCCTGCACCAAGTATGCATTTTCGTACTTCATCCGGCTGGGACATACGCTGTACCTTTCCGTCTAACGTTACCGGATCGCCGATACATGCCTGCCTGGCTTCACCTCCCAAACAATCTTTGGTGCACGATGTAGTCTACTGGTCTTTGTGGTTCTATCAATGCCGTCACGGCGTCTCCGGCTGTCCCGCATAAATCTCCTTTATAAATGTCTCGACCTCATTCCATGCTTTGTTGGCATCCGGCAATTTCGGGAACAGCAACTGAAAATCATGGAACATGCCGGGGTACGTTGTCTGCTGAACCGAGACTCCGGCTGCTTCGGCTTTTTGCGCGACCTTAACGGTATCGTTTAGCAGCATTTCATCCCCGCCGACCTGCATGAGCATGGGAGGAAAGCCGGCATACTCGCCATAAATAGGTGAAATGTAAGGATTGTCGGCGCGGTTCTCGCCCACATATTCGGGAATCACGCGTTTGTAGTTCAGATTCGTCCATGCGGACATGGTGATCAGGGCCGCGGGCATCGGCATGTCATGATCCCTGAGATAGAGCGCAGTGGCCAGCGCAAGTCCGCCGCCCGCCGAATCGCCCGCTAGAATGATTCGCTCCGGCCTGTATCCTTGCTCCAAAAGCCAGTTGTAAGCCAAAACCGCGTCCTCCAGAGCCGCAGGATAAGGGTGTTCCGGAGCGACCCGGTAATCCACCGTCAAAACTCCGGCTCCGCTTATCTTGGCATATTGTATCGCCGTGCGCCGGTATGTCATGCCGCTTTTCTCCAGCGAGCGAATATAGGCTCCGCCGTGAAGCTGTAAAATAACCTTATCCGGCTTTGTATCCTTTGCTTGCACCCAATTCATGGTTATGCCGTCGACTTCTTTGACTTCTAAAGTGTAATCCTCCGGCAACACCCATTCCTCATTCAGCTCATTCAGCTGTTTTAGTGTTTTAACGTTGTCATTTCCGCCGATATCCAATCTATTCCGCAGGAAATTTCCTTCCCCGAGGTTCGGACTCTGCGTTGGCTTCGAACTCTGCGTCGGTGATGGCTCCTGCCTCGGCGTTTGAAACAAATACCGAATACCTCCGACGACGGTAACACCGATGATTACGATTAAGACGATCCAAGGAACGGACTTACGTTTCCTGTTTTTATTCGTCGCTTCCGCCTCCTTTCTCCTCTTTTATAAATTTCTGCAAATAGCCGTAAAGCTCGGTTTGGGAATATAGGCTATTCCACGCCTCAGCGGTGCAGAGTGTATACATTGGCCCTTGAGAAGGACCGGATCAGTTTGACTTCGTCTTGGGTTAAGTCCGGTACACGCGCGGCTCCGGTGTTGGTCAGAAGCTGTTCCGTGCTGCTTGCTCCCGGGATGACCGCTGCGACGGCCGGGTGAGCCAGCGGGTAGCGCAACGCGATTTGTGAGAGGCTCCGGTCCTCGCCGGCCAGCGCGGCAAGGCGCCTGACCAGTTCGACGATTTCCACCGGTGAATAGTCGAGGTACCCGGCGGCCGGCGCAGGGCCAGTCAAGGTGCGTTCGGACAAAAGCCCCTGGGCGAGAGGACCGCGAGCAATCATGGAAATGCCGTGTTCCTGAAGGAGGGACAAAACCGTCTCTTCGGGCCGCCGGTCCAGCACGCTGTACTGCATCATCACGCTCACGATGTTCGACCGCTTGACATATTCGCGGATGACGTTCGGGCGGATCGAAGAGATGCCGTAGCAGCGGATGACGCCTTCCTGCTTGAGTTCTTCGAAAGCATCAATGGTTTCGTCGATCGGATCATCGAGGGTCCCGCCGTGGAGTTGGTACAAATCGATATAGTCCGTCTGCAGCCGCCGCAGGCTGCCCTTCACCGCCTCCTTGATATAGGCTTTCGAAGGATCCCAGGACCAGCCGTCCTTGCCGGGCTCCCAGCGGTTGCCGACTTTGGTGGCGAGGATGACGTCATGGCGTTTGCCTTTCAACGCCTTGCCGACCCACTCT is from Kyrpidia tusciae DSM 2912 and encodes:
- a CDS encoding DUF3226 domain-containing protein; protein product: MGKVHFQSSRILLVEGKDDLHVVASLCNIHSVPKTFEVKDTEGIERLLDDFRVLIKKPSNKERLGIIVDADLDIEARWQSIRNMLLQAGYGSVPLQPEPSGTVIADPEGPVVGIWIMPNNSTSGILEDFVSFLVPPNDPLWSRAEECIGNLPTCSARFDEKDRSKARLHTWLAWQKEPGKPVGTAITMRYLDAGVPAVQELVIWLNRVFA
- a CDS encoding AAA family ATPase — its product is MLKSFQVTNFRIFSDLKIETLGTVNLIIGKNNSGKSSLLEALRLYSFRGSPAVIIEMLNSRDEMPKQRVQEFSEYEVRTFFGVSYLFYRHRINGDRTIKMGPIGSADKILSLSLEWYQATQPPEGPVQWQVVSSPLEADQQALRPALTIRWGSDQKGRLWLDETMLEVRNRPIVGSEWFLDRDTACCFVPAGGLRQVDVVRWWEGVALTEEEEDVLRALRLIEPDVERIAMVSVSRGAPIGIPMVRIRGVSFPVPLRNLGEGMNRLFGIILALVNAKNGVLLVDEIENGVHYTVQPELWRLIIHTAKRLNVQVFATTHSWDCIEAFQAAVQDSKNDGPGTGFLIRLNRQQGGLATIYDESDLAVITRDHVEVR
- a CDS encoding ribbon-helix-helix domain-containing protein; the encoded protein is MQRTNIYLSQDQLRLLKHLAAAENKSVSDLVRQAVDEFLRERLKESSNWQAEMDALVKRVRSRVGQDISEEGIEGDVRAAKKEAREARNEGRH
- a CDS encoding type II toxin-antitoxin system HicB family antitoxin — protein: MPRRRLTAAVTKEGKWYVARCLEVEVTSQGETLEEALANLREALELYFEDASADLPDTGPIIAPVDIEVKQA
- a CDS encoding type II toxin-antitoxin system HicA family toxin yields the protein MPVVSGTETIMALGRAGFVKVSQKGSHVKVRRKDGRQAIVPLHDELAPGTLRSILRQAGISVDEFLRLLKG
- a CDS encoding alpha/beta hydrolase, with protein sequence MFQTPRQEPSPTQSSKPTQSPNLGEGNFLRNRLDIGGNDNVKTLKQLNELNEEWVLPEDYTLEVKEVDGITMNWVQAKDTKPDKVILQLHGGAYIRSLEKSGMTYRRTAIQYAKISGAGVLTVDYRVAPEHPYPAALEDAVLAYNWLLEQGYRPERIILAGDSAGGGLALATALYLRDHDMPMPAALITMSAWTNLNYKRVIPEYVGENRADNPYISPIYGEYAGFPPMLMQVGGDEMLLNDTVKVAQKAEAAGVSVQQTTYPGMFHDFQLLFPKLPDANKAWNEVETFIKEIYAGQPETP
- a CDS encoding aldo/keto reductase, which translates into the protein MKKNRLGRSDLYVSEIGLGCMSLSRDEQESIRMIHAALDRGVNFLDTADLYRQGRNEEWVGKALKGKRHDVILATKVGNRWEPGKDGWSWDPSKAYIKEAVKGSLRRLQTDYIDLYQLHGGTLDDPIDETIDAFEELKQEGVIRCYGISSIRPNVIREYVKRSNIVSVMMQYSVLDRRPEETVLSLLQEHGISMIARGPLAQGLLSERTLTGPAPAAGYLDYSPVEIVELVRRLAALAGEDRSLSQIALRYPLAHPAVAAVIPGASSTEQLLTNTGAARVPDLTQDEVKLIRSFSRANVYTLHR